ACAAATGAAAGAAGAAAATGATTCGTAAATTTATGAATTGAAATTAAAGGAATTAATATGACAGAAATAAAAGACGGATATATAAGAGATTACATCTCTGGAGAACAAGTTAAAGCAACACCGGAAGAGGTTGATGCTGTTCAAGTATTTTCAAAAATGCTTGTTGAAGATTATGGTTATCCAAAGGAAAACATTCAAACAAGACCGCAGTTCAGAGTTAAATCACATCCATCTGATAAAAAAGGATACCCTGTTGATATAGCAGTTTTTAGTAAGTCTGAAAAAAATGACGATAATGCTTACATTATTGTTGAATGTAAGAAAAAAACCAAAAAAGATGGTTTAGACCAATTGAAAGATTATTTAAAATTTTCTAATGCTTATCTTGGAGTTTGGTTTAATGGTGAAGAAACTTTATTTCTTCGGAAAATTGAAAAAAATGGGAAAGTTTATTTTAAAGATGACATTCCCAATATCCCAACCTATACCCAAAGATTGCAAGATATTGGGCTATTTAAAAGAAAAGACTTAAAACAAACTCATAATTTAAAATTCAAATTTGTCTCAATAAGAAATTATCTTGCTGGTAATGCTGTCGGTATAACAAGAGATGAAGAACTTGCAAGACAAATTATTAATTTGATTTTGTGTAAACTATATGATGAGAAATTCACAAAACCCGATGATATTGTTCAATTTAGGGCGGGAATGGAAGAATCAATCAAAGATGCATCCAATCGCATAAAAGCACGTTTTGAAGAAGCAAAAAATGTTTACCCTGATGTACTTGACAAAAAAGATACTATTGAGTTAGATGATAAGTCGCTTGTTTATGTGGTTGGTGAACTGCAAAACTATTCATTGATGGAAACTGAACGTGATGTTGTTGGTGATGCTTTTGAAGTATTTATCCACAGGGCATTAAAAGGAGGGCAAGGTCAGTTTTTTACGCCAAAAAATGTTGTAAAAGCGGCAATTCAAATACTTGATGTAGATGTAAATGATAAAGTTATTGACCCTGCTTGTGGTTCAGGGGGGTTCTTAATAGAAGCATTAAAATATCAATATACAAAAATTGAAAAGCGTGGAAAAGAATATAATTGGCCACAAAATGAAATTGACAATGAGAAAAACTCAAAAGCAAGTGTAAATATTAGAGGAATTGAAAGGGACAATTTTCTAAGTAAGGTTGTTAAAGCCTATATGGTAATAATGGGAGATGGCAAAAGTGGTATTTTCTGCGAAGACTCACTTGAACCAATAAAATCTTGGCATAATAAAACACAATCAAGTATCCAATTTGGCACATTTGATATTCTTCTTGCAAATCCACCTTTTGGGGCAAATATCCCTGTGGTTGGTGAATCTAAATTAAGTCAATTCCCATTAGGTTACAAATGGAAAAAAAAGAAAGATGGAAGTTGGGAGAAAGGCAAAGTTAGAACAAGTGAAGCACCCCAAATTCTATTTATTGATAGATTTTTAGATTTATTAAAAGATGGTGGTAAAATGGGCATAATATTACCTGACGGAGTATTGAGTAATCCTACCACTGGTTATATTATTCAACACTTATTGAATAATGCCGAATTAATTGGACTTATTGATTTGCCTATGAGTACTTTTTTACCATATACACCAACCAAGACACATTTAATATTATTGAAAAAAACATCAAAGCCAAGAAAAGACTATTCTTTCTTTATGAGTTATGCTAAAACTTGCGGACACGATAAGAGAGGACGTAAGATTTATGAAGATGAAATAGCACTCATTCCTAATCACCTAAAAGAATTAGAAAATGGAGGGTCACCATCACATCTTGGTTTTAAAATGAAATTTAGTGAAATAACCAATAATATTTTATTGCCAAAATACTACAATCCTGATATTAACTTTGAACTAAATAAATTTGTCGAAAGTGGTAAATACACAGTAAAAACAATTAAACAACTGGTTGATGAGAAAACAATAACTGTATCTCGTGGAAATGAGGTTGGTAGTGAAAATTACGGAACTGGCGATGTGCCTTTTGTTAGAACATCAGAGGTTTCTAATTGGGAAATTGTTGCTGATTCAACACATTGTGTATCAGAAGATGTTTATCTCGAATATAAAACAAAGCAAAATATTGAAATAGAGGATATTCTTGTAGTAAATGATGGTACTTATTTGATGGGCAGAACAGCAATGGTTACAGATATGGATTTGAAAATCGTATTACAAAGTCATTTTAGAAGAATTAAAGTTATTAATAAAAAAGCGATGTCACCATATTTACTTCTGACTATGCTTGGTTTGGAAATTGTGCAACGACAAATTGAATCAAAATCATTTAGACAAGGTACAATCTCTACTCTTGGTAGTAGATTACTTGAAGTTAGAGTACCCGTTCCAATTGACAAAAATGAACAAAAGAGAATCATTGAAGAAGTTAAAATCATAGTTCAGAACAAAAGAGATGCAAAATACCACGCTCAGAATTATGAAATACTTGGAAAAAAAGAGAATCTAATGGGAATTAAAAATAAGGCTAAACTTGGTAATTTATAGAAAAAAATAACAACGAAAGGCTAACAAAGGCTATACGTAATTTGGGCAACGTGCTAAATTTGAACTTAGTAGCTCTAAATAAAATTTGTAATAAATTGAAAGTTAATAGTTTCAAAACCCCAAACTACGCATAGCCGAGACCGTTAGCTACAATAGCCCTAAGAAAGGTTAGTGGTAATTTCCCCACCGCACAAGAGGTTTTTATTTGATTTTGCCAACACACTGACAAGCACATTGCGCCTGCCCTTCGGGACATTCACAAAGAGCTTGCCTTCCAACCCTCAGATTTAAGAATTTGAATTTCGTTTTCGAGTTGGGTACAATTTCTGCTTAAAATCTGTGATTTCATCTTTCAATTTCTTGTTGGCACTATTCAATAATTCATTTTGATACTTCATGATACTTAATAGGTCATGTATGGCATTGAGGTTTTCCAGTTGAACGGAAACGATTTTTTCTAAATCAGCTTTGGTATATCTTCTGCTCATAATAATTGCTTTATGACAATAATTAATTTTTACGAAAATACAATAAATTATTGTTTTGTAAAATTTAAATTCGATTTAACAGCAAGAAATTTACATGAAACTACAATTAACAGGGAAAACTAAGAGTTTTAAGCTTTGTATATTTACACCAAACAGCAATTTAATTGCACAATGGATAAAATAAATTACAATCGGATAAAAGCGGTTTTGGCTGAAAAGAACGTGTCATCAAAGGAACTTTCAAAGCATCTCGAAAAAACAGAATCTACCGTTTCGAGATGGTGCACTAATGATGTCCAGCCTTCGGTTGAAGTGTTTTATCAGATAGCCTTATTCCTAAAAGTTGATATAAGAGATCTTTTCGTTTCCACAATGTAAATCTTATGAGAATTCTTGTTCAACCATACGGTGCAATCACTTTAGGTGCTTTTCTTAAGGACATTCTTTCAGGAAAGCATGGTGAATTTAAAGTGTTTCAATCTTGTGTTGCTTTTGCCAAGCGATCTGGAGTTCGTCATATTCAGGGAGAAGTCAAACAATTTTTAGAAAATGATGGAAATCAAGTTCGAATAGTTGTAGGCATTGATCATTCTGGGACGAGTGTAGAAGGTCTGGAAGGCTTATTGGATTGTTGCACAAAAGGGGAAGTTTGGATTAATCACTGTGAAGATAAGTTTGTAACATTTCATCCTAAAATCTACCTGTTTGAAAATGATGAAAAGGCTATATTAGTAATAGGCTCTCAAAACCTTACCGAAGGTGGTCTTTATACAAATGATGAATCTTCCGCTGTTTACTGGCTCAATATTGGTAATAAAGCTGATGATGAATTGCTTGCTGAAATTAAATCGTACTTTGATATTTGGTGTGACCCAAAATCTGAAAACAGTAAGCAACTTGACTCTAGTTTTTTAAAAGTCTTGACAGAGAATGGTAACATTCTTCCTGAAGTGTTTTTGACCAATGGAAAACAAAGTTCAACCAAATCCGAGCCATCGACAGATTCCATTCAGAAAGAAGCACTTTTTTCAAAATCTCAAGTTAAAAGATCTGCCCCGAGAATTTCAGTCAGTAAAGCGACTAAAGCTATAGAACTCAAATCAGAAATTCCTACATCTGATTTGTCTTCTACTGGATTTGTAATGACTTTGCAAAAAACAGATGTTGGAACAGGTCAAACAACAAAAGGTACAAGCCGAAGGTCGCCAGAAATATTCATTCCGTTATCAGCACGAGATTTTGCGCCAGACTTTTGGAGGTGGAAAGAAAGTTTTACAGAGGACAAAAAAAGGCCAGGAAAATTTGACCGATTAGGAGTAAAGATGCGTATAGGCGGAGAAACAGCTATTGTAAATATGATGACTTGGCCTGTTAAGCATGATTTTAGACTAAGAAGTGAAGTACTTAGGAACGCTGGAAATATCGGTGATATTCTAAGAATTGAAAGAGTTGATGGCTCTGACGAATTTTCTTATTATGTCGAAATAATTCCTAGAGGGACAACTTCATATGATCAATATTTAGCTCTTTGTTCAAACAGTACTAGAAATTCTAAAAAAACTTGGGGATACTACAACTAAGCTTTCCTAAAGAAAAGAA
This window of the Flavobacteriaceae bacterium genome carries:
- a CDS encoding helix-turn-helix domain-containing protein — protein: MDKINYNRIKAVLAEKNVSSKELSKHLEKTESTVSRWCTNDVQPSVEVFYQIALFLKVDIRDLFVSTM
- a CDS encoding N-6 DNA methylase, translated to MTEIKDGYIRDYISGEQVKATPEEVDAVQVFSKMLVEDYGYPKENIQTRPQFRVKSHPSDKKGYPVDIAVFSKSEKNDDNAYIIVECKKKTKKDGLDQLKDYLKFSNAYLGVWFNGEETLFLRKIEKNGKVYFKDDIPNIPTYTQRLQDIGLFKRKDLKQTHNLKFKFVSIRNYLAGNAVGITRDEELARQIINLILCKLYDEKFTKPDDIVQFRAGMEESIKDASNRIKARFEEAKNVYPDVLDKKDTIELDDKSLVYVVGELQNYSLMETERDVVGDAFEVFIHRALKGGQGQFFTPKNVVKAAIQILDVDVNDKVIDPACGSGGFLIEALKYQYTKIEKRGKEYNWPQNEIDNEKNSKASVNIRGIERDNFLSKVVKAYMVIMGDGKSGIFCEDSLEPIKSWHNKTQSSIQFGTFDILLANPPFGANIPVVGESKLSQFPLGYKWKKKKDGSWEKGKVRTSEAPQILFIDRFLDLLKDGGKMGIILPDGVLSNPTTGYIIQHLLNNAELIGLIDLPMSTFLPYTPTKTHLILLKKTSKPRKDYSFFMSYAKTCGHDKRGRKIYEDEIALIPNHLKELENGGSPSHLGFKMKFSEITNNILLPKYYNPDINFELNKFVESGKYTVKTIKQLVDEKTITVSRGNEVGSENYGTGDVPFVRTSEVSNWEIVADSTHCVSEDVYLEYKTKQNIEIEDILVVNDGTYLMGRTAMVTDMDLKIVLQSHFRRIKVINKKAMSPYLLLTMLGLEIVQRQIESKSFRQGTISTLGSRLLEVRVPVPIDKNEQKRIIEEVKIIVQNKRDAKYHAQNYEILGKKENLMGIKNKAKLGNL